One genomic window of Thermococcus indicus includes the following:
- a CDS encoding KEOPS complex subunit Pcc1, with protein MKVKARVEMVWHYGDPKRAEAIARSLEVDNAGIPDGLKKSLNVLTRWENGDVITKVKYSGEIETLIKALDDLVFSIKIAEDVTEKV; from the coding sequence GTGAAGGTTAAGGCCAGGGTGGAGATGGTCTGGCACTACGGCGATCCGAAGAGGGCGGAGGCCATAGCCCGGTCCCTTGAAGTGGACAACGCGGGCATTCCGGATGGCCTAAAGAAAAGTTTAAATGTGCTGACCCGATGGGAAAATGGGGACGTCATAACAAAGGTTAAATACTCGGGTGAGATTGAAACACTCATCAAAGCGCTGGATGATTTGGTGTTTTCAATCAAAATCGCCGAAGATGTAACCGAAAAGGTGTGA
- a CDS encoding 30S ribosomal protein S3ae, producing MAKVNPRKKAAATKDKWKSKEWYIVYAPDFFGSKEIGLTPADEPEKVIGRVIETTLKDLTGDFTKGQVKLYFQVYDVKGQNAYTKFKGHTLSRSYIRSLVRRRTTRVDGIYNVTTKDGYKLRVMGMVIAYRRIQTSQERAIREIIRDIIYKKAEELNYRDFVLEAVSGKMAAEMAKEARKIYPIKRAEIRKIKVLAEPEA from the coding sequence ATGGCAAAAGTTAACCCAAGGAAGAAGGCTGCCGCTACCAAGGATAAGTGGAAGAGCAAGGAGTGGTATATAGTTTACGCTCCGGACTTCTTCGGGAGCAAGGAGATAGGCCTTACCCCGGCCGACGAGCCGGAGAAGGTCATAGGAAGGGTCATCGAGACCACCCTCAAGGACCTCACCGGCGACTTCACCAAGGGCCAGGTCAAGCTCTACTTCCAGGTCTACGATGTCAAGGGCCAGAACGCCTACACCAAGTTCAAGGGCCACACCCTCTCGAGGAGCTACATAAGGAGCCTCGTCAGGAGGAGAACCACTCGCGTTGACGGTATCTACAACGTCACCACCAAGGACGGCTACAAGCTCCGCGTCATGGGTATGGTCATCGCCTACAGGCGCATCCAGACCAGCCAGGAGAGGGCCATAAGGGAGATCATCAGGGACATCATCTACAAGAAGGCCGAGGAGCTCAACTACAGGGACTTCGTTCTCGAGGCCGTCAGCGGCAAGATGGCCGCCGAGATGGCCAAGGAAGCCAGGAAGATCTACCCGATCAAGAGGGCCGAGATCAGGAAGATCAAGGTTCTCGCCGAGCCGGAGGCCTGA